In Leptospira harrisiae, a genomic segment contains:
- a CDS encoding MFS transporter, translating to MKKNLSLAIFKHRDFRFFIIARFFMVLAINIQATIVGWQVYELTGSVLDLGLVGLFEAIPSIIVSLYAGHLADLRDRHNIIVVCLFFLLVCSLTLFAFTGPLQFLLETYKAYPIFLVILVSGIARGFISPAIFSFVTQLVPREHYPHSAAWMGTSFQAGAVIGPALGGIVYGTFGMQAAYALDSICIGLPFLLFFWIGKRSLPERKEKEALKDSLLVGLRFVLKNEIMLGAMALDMFAVLFGGAVALLPVYAKDILFVGSEGLGYLRAAPSFGALLMAYYLTYKPPLEKSGRVLLFCVFGFGVCMLVFGLSHSFLLSLFALFLSGVFDSVSVVVRSTIMQTMTPEEMRGRVSAINKVFIGSSNEIGAFESGVSAKFLGPVGSVVFGATMTILIVFFTFRFSPKLKELELKNWV from the coding sequence ATGAAGAAAAACCTTTCTTTGGCCATTTTCAAACACCGTGACTTTCGGTTTTTTATTATCGCAAGATTCTTTATGGTTCTTGCGATCAACATCCAAGCAACGATTGTCGGTTGGCAAGTTTACGAACTGACCGGTAGTGTCCTTGACCTAGGCCTCGTCGGTCTTTTTGAAGCCATTCCTTCCATCATCGTTTCTCTTTATGCAGGCCATTTAGCAGACCTTAGAGACAGACATAATATCATTGTCGTTTGTTTGTTCTTTTTGCTTGTTTGTTCTTTAACCCTATTTGCTTTTACAGGTCCGCTCCAGTTTTTACTCGAAACATACAAAGCTTATCCAATTTTTTTAGTGATTTTGGTTTCTGGCATTGCGAGAGGATTTATTTCCCCAGCGATTTTTAGTTTTGTGACCCAACTTGTTCCAAGAGAACATTACCCTCATTCGGCTGCATGGATGGGTACATCCTTCCAAGCGGGTGCTGTCATTGGTCCTGCTCTTGGTGGGATTGTGTATGGAACTTTTGGAATGCAAGCGGCTTATGCCCTGGATTCCATTTGTATTGGACTTCCCTTTTTATTATTCTTTTGGATCGGCAAAAGAAGTCTTCCCGAACGAAAAGAAAAGGAAGCTTTGAAAGATAGCCTACTTGTTGGACTTCGTTTTGTTTTAAAAAATGAAATCATGTTAGGTGCCATGGCGCTGGATATGTTTGCTGTTCTATTCGGTGGAGCCGTTGCTCTATTGCCAGTATATGCAAAAGACATTTTATTTGTTGGTTCCGAAGGTCTAGGATACCTGAGAGCTGCTCCTTCGTTTGGAGCCCTCCTTATGGCATACTACCTCACCTACAAACCTCCACTTGAAAAATCAGGGAGAGTTTTACTTTTCTGTGTGTTTGGTTTTGGTGTTTGTATGTTGGTATTTGGTCTTTCACATTCCTTTTTACTATCGCTTTTTGCCTTATTTTTATCGGGAGTATTTGATAGTGTATCAGTTGTGGTCCGCTCCACGATTATGCAGACCATGACTCCGGAAGAAATGAGAGGACGAGTGAGTGCCATCAACAAAGTATTTATTGGTTCCTCAAATGAAATTGGTGCCTTTGAATCAGGGGTTTCCGCAAAGTTTTTAGGACCGGTTGGTTCTGTTGTTTTTGGTGCCACAATGACCATATTGATTGTATTTTTTACATTCCGTTTTTCTCCTAAGTTGAAAGAGTTAGAACTGAAAAATTGGGTCTAA
- a CDS encoding FecR domain-containing protein translates to MRKSIAQSILVLIIIFSHISLYAEGGETLEPITITVQKGETLSLISERHLSDPKRWPELLKHNKIPNPDLIKPGLSLVVPVFLRKSVVGVTEFVLGQVEWNGTGGKGPWVPLKLGQELHPNDQIKTTGKGKTDLHINNVGMVRILTNSHFEVKGEDKKGGPVTVALFKGSLDAKVTKSNPPTTEHKFNIVSPSSTAGVRGTEFRVELDDKLSSTISCFEGVVDVAAQGKTVELKQGMATFVEKGKSPVQPYKIPEAPRLKEE, encoded by the coding sequence ATGAGAAAGTCCATCGCACAATCAATCTTAGTACTTATCATAATATTCAGCCATATTTCGCTTTATGCGGAAGGTGGAGAAACATTAGAACCAATCACCATTACGGTCCAAAAGGGTGAAACTCTATCCCTCATTTCAGAAAGGCACCTTTCTGATCCAAAACGCTGGCCTGAACTTTTAAAACACAACAAAATTCCAAATCCCGATTTAATCAAACCAGGTTTGTCATTAGTGGTTCCTGTTTTCCTTCGCAAATCTGTGGTGGGAGTCACTGAATTTGTTTTGGGACAAGTAGAATGGAACGGAACTGGTGGAAAAGGGCCATGGGTACCTTTGAAACTAGGGCAAGAACTCCATCCGAATGACCAAATCAAAACAACTGGCAAAGGTAAAACAGATCTTCATATCAATAACGTCGGTATGGTGCGGATATTGACGAACAGCCATTTTGAAGTGAAGGGTGAAGATAAAAAAGGTGGTCCAGTGACCGTTGCTTTATTCAAAGGTAGTTTGGATGCAAAAGTGACAAAATCCAATCCTCCAACCACCGAACACAAGTTCAATATTGTAAGTCCCTCCTCTACTGCGGGTGTGCGTGGAACCGAATTTAGAGTGGAGTTGGATGACAAACTGAGTTCTACCATTTCCTGTTTTGAAGGAGTGGTTGATGTTGCTGCTCAAGGAAAAACAGTAGAGTTGAAACAAGGGATGGCGACTTTTGTTGAAAAAGGTAAGTCACCCGTACAACCATATAAAATTCCAGAAGCACCTCGCCTCAAAGAAGAATAG
- a CDS encoding glutathione S-transferase family protein, with protein sequence MKLYGSITSPFVRRIRFLCLELGLPFSLTDTMTEAGQKELREKTPLWKIPYAEIDDLKIWDSHTITDYLFETKGSGNFRPKNGPHHYREANLLTAIDQALDNGILLFYLNKEGIKPDAAPYLTKNALRISSILDYIKRELNGHFFFTDGKIGLSEIALYTALDWIRFRSVLPVEEDPVFSSFLNFHGQNKSWKETAPK encoded by the coding sequence ATGAAATTATACGGCAGCATCACATCACCATTTGTTCGAAGGATCCGTTTCCTTTGTTTGGAATTAGGCCTTCCTTTTTCCCTAACCGATACCATGACAGAAGCCGGCCAAAAAGAGTTACGTGAAAAAACTCCCCTCTGGAAAATCCCTTACGCCGAGATAGATGATTTGAAAATTTGGGATAGCCATACCATCACAGATTATCTTTTTGAAACCAAAGGAAGTGGAAACTTTCGTCCTAAAAATGGACCACACCATTACCGAGAGGCCAATTTACTTACTGCCATTGACCAAGCTCTCGACAATGGAATTTTATTATTTTATCTGAATAAAGAAGGGATCAAACCAGATGCAGCTCCTTATCTTACGAAAAATGCACTCCGCATCAGTTCGATTTTAGATTATATCAAACGAGAGTTAAATGGTCATTTTTTCTTTACAGATGGAAAAATTGGTCTTTCCGAAATTGCCCTCTATACTGCCCTCGATTGGATTCGATTTCGGTCCGTTTTGCCTGTGGAAGAAGATCCTGTATTCTCCAGTTTTTTAAACTTTCATGGCCAAAACAAATCTTGGAAGGAAACCGCTCCCAAGTAA
- a CDS encoding LIC11755 family lipoprotein, which translates to MQKKITFALLFLLCHCQNKNEIPFLLFGDQFGDTPRFEFQYGSLEEEGEFVENSNELRYESGILCIHSLPISLYNRELGGKFRICWKTDESTFEKWKLGFSLLEEEKNEYPSWMGNGKEWTATVKEYGNWKKESDKLGNILDWDNQIWSNGFVTYQTFALPHPLFLQRSENRCEVLFLSKKISGTLNKQLVLSLELPCPEIAAITEKIQTQNEFWFSECEPGEPVVSEVFRHSDSSFQRFMEWENPKDRFLCPQSESLDWEKEGSKVSFQSDDFSKRTKLILPKGILLFSDEPKYHGISIPKEFVSKLGTNAVIRWGKSSYLDPEFYFRQGEEFFSNEFHPVSCRNQFQFWSSNESFCGNPGLPNQLEIKPKEDSFPSCLAEQIQITEFYPGNQYDSQYPFPGFFEFQNIGESCDASSLNWIYNESIYPLSSKEWIIHSNSYFIISKKLWSGWGIKEKEKPFLIPKVIYQIPKFVWEERKNKTKKEFNPNPSLFHLLRFQQQNLYSIVVESGKEYPHPRQGSSLDFLLYGFHLSPGKPNNYLVETVSTDLLEYNPNQSPFLDFGFEATDVGIVQLERENGNRYIFWKPEGKTLLTFATEPSVCNGNLFYQLPDDFFTSSLSSLSYFGNQERTQIFLFWDPKFAKEKTGGGTRSLHPEPYPIVFSNSLVPSSLCSGDWRSPGGTKERSLEIESLDPQGTYLTNFLLGNHANVQIGNGNSKYPIQFQFLGNYKYQLDFSSVSSFSHGEQIYSYWSDPSLLKPKSFLEKKGPLQIEAIFPNPKDSQNEWIYLCNRSNVSEDLSLYLVEDEVSLDELVSYQTRFPGLTPLGKNGQKFQYNQTVLDPNVCAWIVDPDGKDWFLPIFHSESDLLLTVRTTQTIGNGISSGESLQLRKKQGQNTLLISSFGHKESHSYFRLPVNTGEFLWLKSGASGMSPFDYETFREEF; encoded by the coding sequence ATGCAAAAAAAAATCACATTCGCACTTTTATTTCTCCTCTGTCATTGCCAAAATAAAAATGAGATCCCATTTCTATTGTTTGGTGATCAATTCGGGGATACACCTCGTTTCGAATTTCAATATGGTAGTTTGGAAGAAGAGGGTGAATTCGTTGAAAATAGTAACGAACTTCGTTATGAATCCGGTATACTTTGTATCCATTCTCTTCCTATCTCTTTGTACAATAGGGAGTTAGGTGGAAAATTTCGCATCTGTTGGAAAACCGATGAATCCACTTTCGAAAAATGGAAACTTGGGTTTTCTCTTTTGGAAGAAGAAAAAAATGAATACCCTTCTTGGATGGGAAATGGAAAGGAATGGACCGCAACAGTTAAAGAATATGGGAATTGGAAAAAAGAATCAGATAAGTTAGGAAATATTTTAGATTGGGACAATCAGATTTGGTCAAATGGATTTGTCACCTACCAAACGTTTGCTCTTCCGCATCCGCTTTTTTTGCAACGTTCAGAAAATCGTTGTGAAGTGTTATTTCTTTCAAAGAAAATTTCTGGAACTTTGAACAAACAACTTGTTTTATCTTTGGAACTTCCTTGTCCAGAAATAGCAGCCATCACAGAAAAGATACAAACACAAAATGAATTTTGGTTTTCCGAATGTGAACCTGGAGAGCCAGTCGTATCAGAAGTTTTTAGGCATTCGGATTCCAGTTTCCAAAGATTTATGGAATGGGAAAATCCGAAGGATCGTTTTCTTTGTCCTCAGTCTGAATCCTTGGATTGGGAAAAGGAAGGATCAAAGGTTTCCTTTCAATCCGATGATTTTTCGAAACGAACCAAGTTAATCCTTCCTAAAGGAATTTTACTCTTTTCCGATGAACCAAAATATCACGGAATATCCATTCCCAAAGAATTTGTTTCAAAATTAGGAACCAATGCAGTTATTAGGTGGGGTAAGTCATCTTATCTAGATCCAGAATTTTATTTCCGACAAGGCGAAGAATTTTTTTCCAACGAATTTCATCCCGTTTCTTGTAGAAACCAATTTCAATTTTGGTCGTCCAATGAATCGTTTTGTGGAAATCCGGGGCTTCCTAACCAATTAGAAATCAAACCGAAAGAAGATTCATTTCCAAGTTGTTTGGCTGAACAAATTCAGATTACTGAATTTTATCCAGGCAACCAATATGATTCTCAATATCCTTTTCCAGGTTTTTTTGAATTTCAAAATATAGGAGAAAGTTGTGACGCATCTTCACTCAATTGGATTTACAATGAATCCATATACCCTCTGTCATCAAAGGAATGGATCATCCATTCCAATTCTTATTTTATTATCTCCAAAAAACTTTGGTCAGGTTGGGGTATCAAAGAAAAGGAAAAACCATTTTTAATCCCAAAGGTGATCTACCAAATTCCAAAATTTGTTTGGGAAGAACGAAAAAACAAGACAAAAAAAGAATTCAATCCCAATCCTTCTTTGTTTCATTTGTTACGGTTTCAACAACAAAATCTATATTCAATCGTTGTTGAATCAGGTAAGGAATACCCACACCCGAGACAAGGTTCCTCTTTAGATTTTTTATTATATGGATTTCATTTAAGTCCAGGAAAACCAAACAATTATTTGGTGGAAACGGTTTCGACAGACCTATTGGAGTACAATCCAAACCAATCTCCGTTTTTGGACTTTGGATTTGAAGCGACGGATGTGGGAATCGTTCAATTAGAAAGAGAAAATGGAAATCGATATATTTTTTGGAAACCGGAAGGGAAAACACTCCTTACATTTGCAACGGAACCATCCGTTTGTAATGGAAATCTTTTTTACCAATTACCTGATGATTTTTTTACAAGTAGCTTATCATCTCTTAGTTATTTCGGTAATCAAGAGAGAACACAGATATTCCTTTTTTGGGATCCAAAGTTTGCTAAAGAAAAAACGGGAGGAGGGACTCGATCTCTTCATCCAGAACCATATCCAATTGTTTTTTCTAATTCCTTGGTGCCTTCGTCCCTTTGTTCGGGGGATTGGCGAAGTCCAGGTGGAACAAAGGAACGAAGCTTAGAGATTGAAAGTTTAGATCCACAAGGAACCTATCTCACAAACTTTCTTTTAGGCAACCATGCCAATGTCCAAATTGGAAATGGAAATTCAAAGTATCCCATTCAATTCCAATTTTTGGGAAATTACAAATACCAATTGGATTTCAGCAGTGTATCCTCCTTCTCTCATGGAGAACAAATATATTCGTATTGGTCTGATCCATCCTTACTCAAACCAAAAAGTTTTTTGGAAAAAAAAGGTCCCCTTCAAATAGAGGCCATTTTTCCGAATCCCAAAGATTCCCAAAACGAATGGATTTATCTTTGCAATCGATCAAACGTTTCGGAGGACTTAAGTTTGTATTTGGTTGAGGATGAAGTGAGTTTGGATGAACTTGTCTCATACCAAACGCGTTTTCCAGGCCTTACACCACTAGGTAAAAACGGGCAAAAGTTCCAGTACAATCAGACGGTTCTTGATCCGAATGTCTGCGCATGGATTGTTGACCCCGATGGCAAAGATTGGTTTTTACCTATCTTTCATTCCGAATCAGATTTACTCCTTACCGTTCGAACAACACAAACCATCGGAAATGGAATTTCATCTGGAGAATCTCTCCAGTTAAGGAAAAAACAAGGACAAAATACCCTCCTTATCTCTTCTTTTGGACACAAAGAAAGTCATTCTTATTTTCGCCTTCCTGTAAACACCGGGGAATTTCTTTGGCTCAAATCTGGTGCCAGTGGAATGTCACCATTTGATTATGAAACTTTTCGTGAGGAATTTTGA
- a CDS encoding LBF_2017 N-terminal domain-containing protein translates to MNRNFLLILSIVFLTFSSLVSKPKRELRIAIDAESDANFELELWQDKPNENGDTIAPKPPESIQFKGNRITVTPKDDFEYFRVRRLGEYGAKGFWTQVYSTNVDPGSPLSVPKEFVAKKTFVPKAEPKKATSVISTDSFVIVKEKEDSVRYLTKDILTLNPSDDASGVAEIRYRVNGGHWNSSKAMTSVPIQEEGSYKFLYFSLDHAGNKEPMQVLDFIKDTTAPETRWEWVGPHSNGKGGRNYLSPETKVKLIAKDRLSGAKDIFTAYTCQSGTQSEFKSYQTEISINELKSICKGSFQLFYYSVDQVGNEEAVKTLNFQLGSE, encoded by the coding sequence ATGAATCGAAATTTTTTACTGATCCTTAGTATTGTTTTTCTAACATTTAGTTCTCTCGTTTCTAAACCAAAGAGAGAACTTCGAATTGCAATCGATGCAGAATCTGATGCTAATTTTGAATTGGAACTTTGGCAAGATAAACCAAATGAAAATGGCGATACCATTGCCCCCAAACCACCGGAGTCCATCCAGTTTAAAGGAAACCGAATCACTGTCACACCGAAAGATGATTTTGAATACTTTCGTGTTCGTAGGTTAGGTGAATATGGAGCCAAAGGTTTTTGGACTCAAGTGTATTCCACAAATGTGGATCCTGGTTCTCCCCTTTCTGTTCCCAAAGAGTTCGTAGCCAAAAAGACTTTTGTTCCCAAAGCTGAGCCCAAAAAAGCGACTTCTGTAATTTCCACTGATAGTTTTGTCATTGTAAAAGAAAAAGAAGATTCTGTTCGTTACTTAACCAAAGATATTCTCACTTTAAATCCATCAGATGATGCTTCGGGAGTTGCGGAAATTCGTTACCGAGTGAATGGTGGACATTGGAATTCAAGTAAAGCAATGACTTCTGTACCCATTCAAGAAGAAGGAAGTTATAAATTTTTATATTTTTCTTTAGACCATGCAGGCAATAAAGAACCAATGCAGGTTTTAGACTTTATAAAAGACACAACAGCACCTGAGACAAGATGGGAATGGGTTGGTCCTCATTCGAATGGAAAAGGTGGCCGCAATTATCTTTCACCTGAAACCAAGGTCAAACTCATAGCGAAAGATCGATTGAGTGGAGCAAAAGACATTTTCACGGCTTACACTTGTCAGTCGGGAACACAATCGGAGTTCAAATCCTATCAGACGGAAATTTCTATAAACGAACTGAAATCGATTTGTAAAGGTTCCTTTCAACTTTTTTACTATTCTGTTGACCAAGTTGGAAACGAAGAAGCAGTCAAAACTTTAAATTTCCAACTGGGCAGCGAATGA
- a CDS encoding NUDIX hydrolase, whose product MKDRKNWKDLYPTPIYTLASFDIQLPRSVEEKTYYVLKSKNWVNVIPVTKSGDILLIKQYRHGIGEDSLEIPGGIVDEDGPGSELISAQRELREETGYSTETSNYKLLSKFSGNPAMFTNWSYSYVAYDVEQKHEVEFDEGEDIEIVLKKPGEVKQLLLDGTIHHPHMAAALGLYFLNFKE is encoded by the coding sequence GTGAAAGACCGAAAAAATTGGAAAGACCTCTACCCCACTCCTATCTACACTCTTGCTAGTTTTGATATCCAACTTCCCCGTTCAGTGGAAGAAAAAACCTATTATGTTCTAAAGTCCAAAAACTGGGTGAATGTGATACCCGTGACAAAATCAGGAGATATTTTACTCATCAAACAATACAGGCATGGAATTGGGGAGGACAGTTTAGAAATTCCGGGGGGAATTGTGGATGAAGATGGACCGGGTTCTGAACTAATTTCTGCACAAAGAGAACTAAGGGAGGAAACAGGTTATTCCACAGAAACTTCAAATTACAAATTACTCTCTAAGTTTTCTGGCAACCCCGCTATGTTTACCAATTGGTCTTACTCCTATGTTGCTTATGATGTAGAACAAAAACACGAAGTAGAATTCGATGAAGGAGAAGACATTGAAATTGTTTTAAAGAAACCAGGTGAAGTAAAACAGCTGTTACTTGATGGAACCATCCATCATCCCCATATGGCGGCGGCTCTTGGTCTTTACTTCCTGAATTTTAAAGAATAA
- a CDS encoding LA_2168 family protein → MNSYQKFFLISFILLFGISPNHAVGVEVGILGYELFLRETNQLNRFQSPVWDLQIHQMGTEFQKNAYLNRISGESMFVGLKDKNKREKIVWDLNIQLTSGKETGLRPFYLGKNHYIGYESSKFLIGVGRREHLFRPKSFISSYDGGDGVFLEFVPIQNLSLQFFLWDHYSGVLLLEKDRFRSLFQIPSEDSNSYVDLRNKDERTDVSHHRRHSFGLVYGEYFSLRLGIQYVELGSWGKNRKDHAKETKASGADGDSLLSGNIGFRFDAEIWDLQFDFLWAKGNDRTNSKLAAQSSSIPVSGEAIQLGSELRYGGFLLRSSHFLSDREERNQKNQIIREGYVSMGAHPSQTPFLSQIFRIFPSAALTDGGYEKNYALRDGRCFGYLSELVLQFTYHQFALKLIGSYFLPYQVTRPSDGRISFQKKDFEVFYIGEGLLELSLKEDSSFELGIGVSQLFVPESFALKSNFGYVFGRLEI, encoded by the coding sequence TTGAACTCCTATCAAAAGTTTTTCCTTATAAGCTTTATCTTGTTATTCGGCATTAGTCCCAACCATGCAGTGGGAGTTGAAGTTGGAATTTTAGGATACGAATTGTTTTTAAGGGAAACAAATCAATTGAATCGATTCCAATCCCCCGTTTGGGACTTACAGATCCATCAAATGGGAACTGAATTTCAAAAAAATGCATATTTGAATCGAATTTCCGGTGAATCGATGTTTGTTGGTCTAAAGGATAAAAATAAAAGGGAAAAAATTGTTTGGGATTTAAATATCCAATTAACATCGGGAAAAGAAACAGGACTAAGGCCCTTTTATTTAGGAAAAAATCACTACATAGGTTATGAAAGTTCAAAGTTTCTTATCGGTGTTGGACGTAGGGAACATTTGTTTCGTCCAAAAAGTTTTATATCCAGTTATGATGGAGGAGATGGCGTTTTTTTAGAATTTGTACCCATACAAAATCTCTCCCTTCAGTTTTTTCTTTGGGACCATTATTCTGGGGTCTTATTACTTGAAAAAGACCGGTTCCGATCTCTATTTCAGATTCCTTCAGAGGATTCCAATTCATATGTGGATCTTCGAAACAAAGACGAGCGAACCGATGTGAGTCATCATAGAAGGCATTCCTTTGGACTTGTTTATGGAGAATATTTTTCTCTACGTCTGGGCATTCAATATGTTGAGCTGGGTAGCTGGGGAAAAAATCGTAAGGATCACGCAAAAGAAACAAAGGCATCAGGTGCAGATGGAGATTCACTCCTAAGCGGAAACATTGGATTCAGATTTGATGCAGAAATTTGGGATCTCCAATTTGATTTTTTATGGGCAAAAGGAAATGACAGGACCAATTCAAAATTAGCAGCCCAATCCAGTTCCATTCCAGTATCCGGTGAAGCAATCCAGTTGGGGAGTGAGTTGAGATACGGTGGATTTTTACTCCGCAGTTCTCATTTTCTTTCTGATAGAGAAGAACGAAACCAAAAGAACCAAATCATCCGAGAAGGTTATGTTTCCATGGGCGCCCATCCTTCACAGACACCCTTTCTTTCACAAATCTTTCGAATTTTTCCTTCTGCAGCCCTAACAGATGGAGGTTATGAAAAAAATTATGCTCTTAGAGATGGCAGGTGTTTTGGATATCTTAGCGAACTTGTTCTACAGTTCACCTATCATCAGTTTGCCTTAAAACTGATTGGTTCCTATTTTTTACCTTATCAGGTCACAAGGCCAAGTGATGGTCGAATTAGTTTTCAAAAAAAAGACTTTGAAGTGTTTTATATAGGTGAAGGGTTATTGGAGCTTTCTTTAAAAGAAGATTCTTCCTTTGAGTTGGGAATCGGAGTGTCTCAACTGTTTGTCCCAGAATCCTTTGCTCTCAAATCCAATTTTGGTTATGTTTTTGGGAGGTTAGAAATTTGA
- a CDS encoding phospholipase D-like domain-containing protein, which yields MKRRLTVLKILSLGFLLFCQKSNSKNDFTSLLNSTSPVTEIYFSYPGRDVADEKKRIVKDVLLSEIRKAKVSIRAYLYSIDDYEILTELYLKQRMGVRIELFGDKNEDYSELESLGLEIQRWSGSGIHHTKIWIFDRIRFFTGTGNFTTHGLSTDNNVFWAQNISPKEWEDVILTLDGKNQKGTFRIGNLVYWISPEAGLEIQQELLDAVDSAKHSIKYLIYSHYDPLFSLKLLEAHRRGVRIEGIYNGPMSTNPEGVYLSQNLEYPSQIWEDGNVDFIFKEDRYLGGLLHHKTMLIDDQIVYTGSYNYSVSARDKNKEIFVRFDHPSIAKEFLMEWKRILQIANPVSQDSSGGGGANANNSGEVRMFFIQQFQNSLFQTNVLFNSEGGFDSNSNALSSAYKQTLALTGISRPKEGNRFQFSSKTFDPIWEESEGSNLQLLFQNHFLGTKLNLSNGERILSLSLWDGTHAKEFYSLDLNSTILGQTDFWKGRNLWFWVQTETRTLSFCHIKDQLKPPEWMVFLINRMEVKGRRSPVCSND from the coding sequence TTGAAACGGAGACTCACTGTTCTTAAGATCCTGTCATTGGGATTCCTTCTATTCTGCCAGAAGTCGAATTCAAAAAATGATTTCACATCTCTTTTAAATTCTACCTCTCCCGTTACCGAAATATATTTTTCTTATCCAGGACGAGATGTTGCAGATGAAAAAAAAAGAATCGTAAAGGATGTTTTGCTTTCAGAGATCAGAAAGGCAAAAGTTTCTATTCGTGCTTATTTGTATTCAATAGATGACTACGAAATTCTGACGGAACTTTATTTGAAACAAAGGATGGGGGTTCGTATTGAATTGTTTGGTGATAAAAATGAAGATTATTCGGAATTGGAATCCCTTGGGCTAGAAATCCAACGGTGGTCCGGCTCCGGGATCCATCACACGAAGATTTGGATTTTTGATAGAATCCGGTTTTTCACTGGCACTGGTAACTTTACCACACACGGACTTTCCACCGATAATAATGTTTTTTGGGCACAAAACATTTCACCCAAAGAATGGGAAGATGTCATTCTCACTTTGGATGGAAAAAATCAGAAAGGAACCTTTCGAATTGGAAATTTGGTTTATTGGATTTCACCAGAGGCGGGTCTTGAAATCCAGCAGGAGTTACTCGATGCTGTGGATTCAGCAAAACATTCAATTAAATATTTAATTTATTCCCACTATGATCCTTTGTTTAGTTTAAAACTTCTCGAGGCACACAGAAGAGGAGTTCGGATTGAAGGTATATACAATGGCCCTATGTCCACAAATCCTGAAGGAGTTTATTTGAGTCAAAATTTAGAATACCCATCTCAAATTTGGGAGGATGGAAATGTAGATTTTATTTTTAAAGAAGATCGTTACCTTGGTGGATTGTTACACCACAAAACAATGCTGATAGATGACCAAATCGTGTATACTGGATCATATAATTATTCTGTTTCTGCAAGAGACAAAAACAAAGAAATTTTTGTACGATTTGATCATCCTTCCATCGCCAAGGAATTCCTTATGGAATGGAAAAGGATTTTACAAATTGCAAATCCGGTGTCACAGGATTCAAGTGGGGGAGGGGGAGCGAACGCAAATAACAGCGGAGAGGTTCGGATGTTTTTTATCCAACAATTCCAAAACTCCTTGTTTCAAACCAATGTTCTCTTTAATTCCGAGGGAGGGTTTGATTCCAATTCCAACGCCCTTTCTAGTGCGTATAAACAAACACTAGCGTTAACAGGAATTAGTCGTCCAAAAGAAGGAAATCGTTTTCAATTTAGTTCTAAAACCTTTGATCCTATTTGGGAAGAAAGTGAAGGTTCAAATTTACAATTGTTGTTCCAGAATCATTTTTTAGGAACAAAACTAAACCTTTCCAATGGAGAAAGGATACTTTCCCTATCCCTTTGGGATGGAACTCACGCAAAAGAGTTTTATAGTTTGGACTTAAATTCTACAATTTTAGGTCAGACAGATTTTTGGAAGGGAAGGAACTTATGGTTTTGGGTGCAAACTGAAACAAGGACTCTTTCTTTTTGTCATATAAAAGATCAACTAAAACCTCCTGAGTGGATGGTGTTTCTTATCAATCGAATGGAGGTAAAAGGAAGGCGATCACCCGTATGCTCTAATGACTAA